A genomic region of Populus nigra chromosome 11, ddPopNigr1.1, whole genome shotgun sequence contains the following coding sequences:
- the LOC133668312 gene encoding protein TIC 20-IV, chloroplastic, whose protein sequence is MRKETPTFFKKVRGEKRDARRRMSATATAAQHLSKTSPLLAPAVVAGYAAYRYKSELADGCQEIVGANKPFSSSSSVACESNLPEWPTLSISRSSRFRSHQQLPCWSSKENTMSHVLPAHSSMFGDMEGLLDTIPWSPAQRRSITPPRAMHKNELFGFRYPVLAEKPEWWWRTLACVPYLIALQISDTGYFIQPFLEHYDVLGDLIYFVPGAITRLPVWFSMIYCYFAYIGIVKNKDVPHFFRFHLMMGMLLETGLQILWYTSNFFPLIHYNGMFGMHYWAGVGLAYIVILLQCVRCALAGGYAHLPLVSDAAYIHTLFNIGGYQRPF, encoded by the exons ATGAGAAAGGAAACACCTACATTTTTTAAGAAAGTGAGAGGAGAAAAACGCGACGCCAGGAGGAGAATGTCCGCCACCGCAACCGCAGCCCAACACCTGTCAAAGACTTCTCCGCTTCTCGCTCCTGCCGTCGTCGCTGGGTATGCTGCTTACCG GTATAAGAGTGAGCTTGCAGATGGATGTCAGGAGATCGTAGGGGCTAATAAGCCCTTCTCAAGTAGCTCCAGTGTAGCGTGTGAATCTAACTTGCCTGAATGGCCTACTTTGTCGATCAGCAGAAGCTCACGTTTCAGATCTCATCAACAGCTGCCTTGCTGGTCTTCTAAAG AGAACACAATGTCACATGTTTTGCCTGCGCACTCTTCAATGTTTGGAGACATGGAAGGTTTATTGGACACAATACCCTGGTCACCTGCACAGCGAAGATCCATAACGCCCCCTAGAGCAATGCATAAGAACGAACTTTTTGGTTTTCGCTACCCTGTATTAGCTGAGAAGCCTGAGTGGTGGTGGAGAACACTGGCATGTGTCCCTTATTTGATTGCTTTGCAAATATCAGATACAGGATATTTCATCCAACCCTTCCTTGAACACTACGATGTCCTTGGAGATTTGATATACTTTGTACCAGGAGCGATCACGAGATTACCTGTCTGGTTCTCTATGATATATTGCTACTTTGCTTACATTGGGATCGTGAAGAACAAAGACGTGCCTCACTTCTTTAGGTTCCATCTGATGATGGGCATGCTATTGGAAACAGGCCTACAGATCTTGTGGTatacaagtaatttttttcctctcatacACTATAATGGTATGTTTGGGATGCATTACTGGGCAGGCGTGGGACTTGCCTACATTGTGATCTTGTTGCAGTGTGTAAGGTGTGCTCTTGCAGGCGGTTATGCTCACCTCCCTCTTGTTAGTGATGCTGCATATATTCATACTTTGTTTAACATAGGAGGGTACCAACGACCTTTCTAG
- the LOC133668261 gene encoding uncharacterized protein LOC133668261 isoform X1, protein MEQPRTTSTDSQPNSFTKFRASSSSSTSRRRPPGPRQPSDDSEPSLNIDGEPASNVSITNRPGDSVLQPTSSSLVSSKPARDILRAAEEEHTVAASTKIQRQSMITEAKTDIESPLERLKKLSEMEAESNVVVEIAYIVNSLKASSSSKGIPEEIIKKCQEGEMSLRQGLMLAKKAQELLRSALDEGLFSA, encoded by the exons ATGGAACAACCCAGGACAACATCCACTGATTCCCAACCAAATTCTTTTACAAAGTTccgtgcttcttcttcttcttctacctcAAGACGGAGACCTCCCGGCCCTAGACAACCCAGTGATGACTCTGAGCCGTCCTTGAACATCGACGGTGAGCCCGCTTCCAACGTTTCCATAACTAACAGACCTGGTGACAGTGTTTTGCAACCAACGTCATCATCTCTAGTCTCTTCAAAGCCTGCAAGGGACATCTTACGTG CAGCTGAAGAAGAACACACGGTTGCTGCTTCTACAAAGATTCAGCGGCAAAGCATGATCACTGAAGCAAAAACGGATATTGAGTCCCCACTTGAACGTTTAAAGAAATTGTCGGAAATGGAAGCAGAAAGTAATGTTGTTGTAGAAATTGCTTATATTGTTAATTCCTTGAAAGCCTCATCTTCTTCAAAAGGTATTCCGGAAGAGATAATTAAAAAGTGCCAAGAAGGAGAAATGAGCCTGCGACAAGGTTTGATGTTAGCCAAGAAAGCGCAAGAACTGCTGCGATCTGCTCTTGATGAAGGGCTTTTCTCTGCCTGA
- the LOC133668261 gene encoding uncharacterized protein LOC133668261 isoform X2, translating to MEQPRTTSTDSQPNSFTKFRASSSSSTSRRRPPGPRQPSDDSEPSLNIDGEPASNVSITNRPGDSVLQPTSSSLVSSKPARDILRAEEEHTVAASTKIQRQSMITEAKTDIESPLERLKKLSEMEAESNVVVEIAYIVNSLKASSSSKGIPEEIIKKCQEGEMSLRQGLMLAKKAQELLRSALDEGLFSA from the exons ATGGAACAACCCAGGACAACATCCACTGATTCCCAACCAAATTCTTTTACAAAGTTccgtgcttcttcttcttcttctacctcAAGACGGAGACCTCCCGGCCCTAGACAACCCAGTGATGACTCTGAGCCGTCCTTGAACATCGACGGTGAGCCCGCTTCCAACGTTTCCATAACTAACAGACCTGGTGACAGTGTTTTGCAACCAACGTCATCATCTCTAGTCTCTTCAAAGCCTGCAAGGGACATCTTACGTG CTGAAGAAGAACACACGGTTGCTGCTTCTACAAAGATTCAGCGGCAAAGCATGATCACTGAAGCAAAAACGGATATTGAGTCCCCACTTGAACGTTTAAAGAAATTGTCGGAAATGGAAGCAGAAAGTAATGTTGTTGTAGAAATTGCTTATATTGTTAATTCCTTGAAAGCCTCATCTTCTTCAAAAGGTATTCCGGAAGAGATAATTAAAAAGTGCCAAGAAGGAGAAATGAGCCTGCGACAAGGTTTGATGTTAGCCAAGAAAGCGCAAGAACTGCTGCGATCTGCTCTTGATGAAGGGCTTTTCTCTGCCTGA